A window of Primulina tabacum isolate GXHZ01 chromosome 4, ASM2559414v2, whole genome shotgun sequence contains these coding sequences:
- the LOC142541496 gene encoding auxin-responsive protein SAUR36-like: MGKTRGFRLGRKLVKVFDWFIHRRARRRTAAYERLEPPKGPVSKLCKWVKFLKLGTKGLCSRKSSSGYIRVGHRPIGRPNLQAASVPKGHLAVYVGDKEDDTSRVLVPVIYFNHPLFGELLKEAENLCGFNHPGGIQIPCPKSQLENIQMKIAAARGGGSWRKRRS, translated from the coding sequence ATGGGAAAGACCAGGGGATTCAGGCTCGGACGCAAGCTGGTCAAAGTCTTCGACTGGTTCATCCACCGTCGTGCGCGGCGGAGAACCGCCGCGTACGAGCGCCTGGAACCGCCGAAGGGACCCGTTTCCAAGCTCTGCAAGTGGGTCAAGTTCTTGAAATTGGGAACTAAGGGCCTCTGCTCACGGAAAAGCAGTTCGGGTTACATTCGGGTTGGGCATCGACCAATTGGACGACCAAATTTACAGGCCGCGAGTGTACCGAAAGGGCACCTTGCGGTGTACGTGGGTGATAAGGAGGACGACACTTCTCGAGTTCTGGTGCCTGTAATTTACTTTAATCATCCGTTGTTTGGCGAGCTGTTGAAGGAGGCTGAAAACCTTTGCGGATTCAATCACCCAGGCGGGATTCAGATTCCTTGCCCGAAATCCCAGTTGGAGAATATTCAGATGAAGATCGCCGCCGCAAGAGGCGGTGGAAGCTGGCGGAAAAGGCGCAGCTAG
- the LOC142542818 gene encoding legumain-like, with protein MAFSRSTSILVLMILVVALPFEVRGRRRQHPWDPIIRSPVEGVTRWAVLVAGSSGYGNYRHQADICHAFQILKRGGLKDENIIVFMYDDIANNDLNPRKGVIINHPTGGDVYEGVPKDYTGEQVTAENLYAVILGDKSAVKGGSGKVVNSKPDDRIFIYYSDHGGPGVLGMPNMPYLYANDFIQVLKKKHASGTYKEMVIYVEACESGSLFEGMLPDNLNIYVTTASNAEENSWGTYCPGMNPPPPPEYITCLGDLYSVAWMEDSETHNLKRETIEQQYQQVKDRTSNHDTYNAGSHVMEYGNKSFKPEKLSRFQGFDPATMDLPPNRMHHTKYHMDVVNQRDADLLFLWERYKIIQDPTEKAEHLKQITDTILHRKRLDGSIDIIGLVLFGPENGPSVLNSTRGRGLPLVDDWECLKSMVRLFETHCGSLTQYGMKHMRAFANMCNNGVSSAKMEEACMAACGGHYSTKWSPIDSA; from the exons ATGGCCTTTTCTCGTTCTACTTCGATTCTGGTGCTGATGATTCTTGTCGTGGCGCTGCCTTTCGAAGTCAGAGGGAGAAGGCGGCAACACCCATGGGACCCGATAATTCGTTCGCCGGTGGAGGGAGTTACGAGATGGGCGGTGCTGGTGGCGGGTTCAAGTGGGTATGGGAATTATCGACATCAG GCTGATATATGTCATGCATTCCAGATACTGAAAAGAGGTGGTCTAAAAGATGAGAACATTATAGTTTTCATGTATGATGATATTGCAAATAATGATTTAAATCCAAGGAAAGGAGTTATAATTAACCATCCGACCGGTGGGGATGTCTATGAAGGCGTTCCGAAG GATTACACTGGTGAACAAGTTACGGCTGAGAACTTATATGCTGTAATACTTGGAGACAAGAGTGCTGTAAAAGGTGGAAGCGGAAAAGTTGTCAACAGTAAACCTGATGACAGAATATTCATATACTATTCTGATCACGGTGGCCCAGGAGTCCTAG GAATGCCGAACATGCCATACCTTTATGCAAATGATTTTATCCAAGTTCTGAAAAAGAAGCATGCATCTGGAACATACAAAGAAATG GTTATATATGTTGAAGCTTGCGAGAGTGGAAGCTTATTTGAAGGGATGTTGCCAGATAACCTGAACATCTATGTTACAACTGCATCAAATGCAGAAGAGAATAGCTGGGGAACTTATTGTCCGGGGATGaatcctcctccacctccagagTATATCACATGTCTGGGAGATTTGTATAGTGTTGCTTGGATGGAAGACAG TGAAACTCACAACCTGAAAAGGGAGACAATAGAGCAACAATATCAACAG GTGAAGGACAGAACGTCTAACCATGATACCTACAATGCTGGATCTCATGTGATGGAATACGGAAATAAAAGCTTCAAACCCGAGAAGCTATCTCGGTTTCAAGGTTTTGATCCTGCAACCATGGACCTACCACCAAACAGGATGCACCACACCAAATACCACATGGATGTTGTCAACCAGAGGGATGCAGATCTTCTGTTTTTATGGGAAAGG TACAAAATCATACAAGACCCTACAGAGAAGGCGGAACATCTGAAGCAGATAACCGACACAATACTGCACAGAAAACGGTTGGATGGTAGCATAGATATTATTGGCCTAGTTTTATTTGGTCCAGAAAATGGACCGTCAGTTCTGAATTCCACGAGAGGTCGTGGTTTGCCGCTAGTGGATGACTGggagtgtttgaaatcaatG GTCCGTTTGTTTGAAACGCATTGTGGTTCGTTGACTCAGTATGGCATGAAACACATGCGAGCATTTGCAAATATGTGCAATAACGGGGTTTCCAGCGCAAAAATGGAGGAAGCTTGTATGGCTGCCTGTGGCGGACACTATTCCACGAAATGGAGTCCTATAGATAGCGCTTAA
- the LOC142542817 gene encoding hsp70-Hsp90 organizing protein 3-like codes for MADEAKAKGNAAFSAGNFTHAVMHFTEAIKLSPTNYVLYSNRSAAFASLNNFSEAISDAQKTVELKPEWSKGYSRLGAAHMGLHNYEDAISAYKKGLKIDPSNEALKSGLSDAERASFRASMPRTGPGASPFDDAFGPEMWVRLASDPNTRGFLQQPDFVKMMQDLQKNPNNLSLYLKDQRVMEALGPLLNLKFQTRSPEENAEMQSDADSASSNAGGSTERKSPKPEPVPEPETVPMEIHEEKQKKEIKTQAQKEKDNGNAAYKKKDFETAIQHYSKAIDLDDEDISFLTNRAAVYLEMGKYEDCIKDCDKAVERGRKLRSDFKMIARALTRKGSALLKMSKTSKDFDIAIQTFQKALTEHRNPDTLMKLNDAEKAKKELEQQEYFDPQIADEEREKGNQFFKEQKYPDAVKHYTEAIKRNPKDPKSYSNRAACYTKLGAMPEGLKDAEKCIELDPTFLKGYTRKGAIQFFMKEYQKALETYQEGLKHDPRNQELLDGIKRCVEQINKASRGDLTPEELKERQAKGMQDPEIQNILTDSVMRQVLVDLQENPKASQEHMKNPLVMDKIQKLINAGIVQVK; via the exons ATGGCTGACGAAGCCAAGGCCAAAGGGAATGCGGCGTTCTCTGCCGGAAACTTCACCCACGCCGTAATGCATTTCACTGAAGCCATCAAGTTGTCCCCCACCAACTACGTTCTATACTCCAATCGATCCGCCGCCTTCGCGTCCCTCAACAATTTCTCCGAGGCCATTTCCGATGCTCAGAAGACCGTCGAGCTTAAGCCTGAATGGAGCAAAGGCTATTCTCGTCTAGGTGCGGCACACATGGGGCTTCACAACTATGAAGATGCTATATCCGCTTACAAGAAGGGTCTCAAGATCGATCCCAGCAACGAAGCACTGAAATCGGGATTGTCCGATGCCGAGAGGGCCTCTTTTAGGGCCTCAATGCCTAGGACGGGTCCGGGAGCTAGCCCTTTCGACGATGCTTTCGGTCCGGAGATGTGGGTGAGGCTAGCGAGCGACCCTAATACACGGGGGTTTCTTCAACAACCAGATTTcgtgaagatgatgcaggatCTTCAGAAGAACCCCAATAATCTCAGTTTATACTTGAAAGACCAGAGGGTTATGGAAGCTTTGGGGCCTTTGTTGAATTTGAAGTTCCAAACAAGGTCGCCGGAGGAGAATGCGGAGATGCAGTCGGATGCAGATTCCGCATCATCTAATGCTGGTGGGTCAACTGAGAGGAAAAGTCCCAAACCCGAGCCCGTGCCTGAACCCGAAACTGTCCCAATGGAGATTCACGAGGAGAAGCAGAAAAAGGAGATTAAGACTCAGGCCCAGAAAGAGAAGGATAATGGAAATGCTGCATATAAGAAGAAGGATTTTGAGACCGCGATTCAGCATTACTCTAAGGCCATTGATCTTGACGACGAGGACATATCATTTTTAACTAATCGTGCAGCTGTATATTTGGAGATGGGCAag TACGAGGACTGCATTAAAGATTGTGACAAAGCTGTTGAAAGGGGCAGAAAACTCAGATCAGATTTCAAGATGATAGCTAGGGCTTTGACTAGGAAAGGATCCGCCTTGTTGAAGATGAGCAAAACTTCGAAAGATTTTGACATTGCCATTCAGACTTTCCAGAAAGCCCTCACCGAACATCGAAATCCCGACACTCTGATGAAGCTCAACGATGCTGAGAAGGCAAAAAAAGAACTAGAGCAACAAGAATACTTTGATCCACAAATAGCTGATGAGGAGCGTGAAAA AGGTAATCAGTTCTTCAAAGAGCAGAAATACCCTGATGCTGTCAAGCACTATACTGAAGCGATAAAAAGGAACCCAAAGGATCCGAAG TCATATAGCAATAGGGCTGCTTGTTATACAAAACTTGGGGCAATGCCTGAGGGACTCAAAGATGCTGAAAAATGCATTGAGCTCGATCCAACTTTTTTGAAAGGTTACACCAGAAAAGGGGCCATCCAGTTTTTCATGAAAGAGTACCAGAAGGCATTGGAAACATATCAGGAGGGTTTGAAGCATGATCCTCGAAATCAGGAATTGCTTGATGGTATCAAGAG ATGTGTGGAGCAGATAAACAAGGCTAGTCGTGGAGATTTGACCCCGGAAGAATTGAAGGAGAGACAG GCTAAGGGAATGCAGGACCCAGAAATTCAAAACATTTTGACAGATTCAGTAATGAGACAG GTCCTAGTGGACTTGCAAGAGAATCCAAAGGCATCACAGGAACACATGAAGAACCCTCTGGTTATGGACAAGATACAGAAGCTGATCAATGCAGGAATCGTCCAAGTCAAATAA
- the LOC142541767 gene encoding pectinesterase inhibitor 10-like, whose translation MERSHGRSKPGEVASLLECVEVVGDSVYELHRSLRRLNHTETGYNFVLQMNDVQTWVSAALTDDDTCIDDFNVNGKMKIVVRGLILRIARLASVALAFINSYARV comes from the coding sequence ATGGAAAGAAGCCACGGGAGGTCGAAACCTGGAGAAGTTGCTTCGTTGTTAGAGTGCGTGGAAGTGGTGGGTGACTCGGTGTATGAACTTCACAGATCCTTGAGAAGATTGAATCATACTGAAACGGGATACAATTTTGTGCTTCAAATGAATGATGTTCAAACATGGGTTAGTGCTGCTCTAACCGATGATGACACGTGCATCGATGATTTTAATGTTAATGGGAAGATGAAAATTGTGGTACGAGGATTGATCCTAAGAATTGCTCGTCTGGCGAGTGTTGCTTTGGCCTTCATCAATAGTTACGCTAGAGTTTGA